The following are encoded in a window of Lacinutrix sp. WUR7 genomic DNA:
- the rpsT gene encoding 30S ribosomal protein S20 — translation MANHKSALKRIRSNEAKRLRNKYQHKTTRNAIKKLRELTDKKEADALFPSVVSMLDRLAKKNVIHANKAANLKSGLAKHVAAL, via the coding sequence ATGGCAAATCATAAGTCAGCGTTAAAAAGAATTAGAAGTAACGAAGCTAAACGTTTAAGAAATAAGTATCAGCATAAGACAACTCGTAATGCTATCAAGAAATTACGTGAGTTAACGGATAAGAAAGAAGCAGATGCTTTATTTCCTTCTGTAGTATCTATGTTAGATAGATTAGCTAAGAAAAACGTAATACACGCTAATAAAGCTGCAAACCTTAAGTCAGGTTTAGCTAAGCATGTTGCTGCGTTATAA